In Formosa haliotis, the sequence GTGGGCATTATTAATATCGCCTTATTTCTTCCGTTTATGAGTATGGAATTTATAAGCAATTACACCGAAACTGTAGGCTTATGGTTTAAAAATTTCGAGTTTAATGCGAGTATTTTTAATATCGTAAAGGGGATTGGCTATGCCTTTACAGGGTATAATAAGATTAAACTTTTAGGCCCAATAATGGCTGTATTAGTTATTATTTATATTACTATTTTAACCTACAAAGCGCCTTTAAAACATATTAAAAATCTTATGGTGAATATGCTGCTTGTAATAACGATTTACTATTTTATGAGCACTACAGTACACCCTTGGTATATTAGTTTATTAGTAATATTGGCGGTATTTACAAACTATAAATTCCCTTTAATTTGGAGCTTAGTTGTTATTTTTAGTTATCTGGCCTATGCAAATGCCGATAATACTGAAAATTTGTGGGTAATTGGTTTAGAATATGTATTTGTGTATAGTGCCTTTATTTATGAAGTTGTTTTAAAAAAGCAAATTAATTTTTGGGGAGTTAGTTCAAGCGGAATACAACCAAATAATTAAACACTTATGTTTTTTTGAAGGTCTAGGCTCCAACATCTTAATTTAGGTAGAGACGACAAAAAAAGCCTAACATATAACTCGTCTTATATGTTAGGCTTCTATTAAACTTACAGTATATTTCTCTAATGAAGTCACATTTCATTGAAAGGCATACCAAAACCGTTCCAATACATTGGTGCTACTTCTATTAGAGCAAATGTACTTTATTAGTATCGCTTAACTATTAGCGCTTGTTTACGATACAAGCTTTAAATTATCGATTCTATAAATTACAGAATCGTCTGAATCTCCTGGTACTTCAACAAAAGTGACCTTAAAGGTCTGATCGACGAAACTTTTATCGTTCTTTAAATCGAACTGTTTTAAAGCTCGAGGGTGAATTTCATCGAAAATCATGTCTTCACCATTTTGAAATATAAAGGTATAATACCCGTTTTTATAGGATTTAAATACAGCTTCCATAATATTTAGTCTTTGTCGTCGTCCTCGTCGTCTTCGTCTTCAATATCGTTTACCTGATCGTCGTCGTCATCATCATCTCCATCTTCAGCTTTTACTTCATCAAAATCAACGTTATCATCTGGGCTTACATCATCGTCGTCGTCTTCAATAAAATTCACCATAGCTTGTGCCAGGCGCACCCCTACTTTTACTAGGTAAACAGTGTCTTCTGTTCTAACTTCTACAGCTTCAACAACTTCATTTTTGGCATTTCTGAAGGAAATAATATCTGCATCATCATAACCATCAGGAAATTTTTCTACAAGAAGATTTAAAATATCTTCGTTCAATTTTTGGTAGTCAACAATTACTCGTTTCATTTTTTAATAAATGGGATTACATATCTAATAAATAAGCAAAAACTAATGGTGCAACTATGGTTGCATCACTCTCTATAATAAATTTCGGGGTATCTATATCTAGTTTTCCCCAAGTGATTTTTTCGTTTGGTACAGCTCCAGAATACGAACCATAACTGGTTGTAGAATCTGAAATCTGACAGAAATAACTCCAAAATGGTGTATCTGTACGTTCCATATCTTGATATAACATAGGTACCACACATATTGGAAAATCTCCTGCAATTCCGCCTCCAATCTGGAAGAATCCAATACCATTTTCAGAATTTTCGGTATACCAATCTGCTAAAAATGTCATATATTCTATACCCGATTTCATGGTACTTGCTTTTAACTCGCCTTTAAGCACGTAACTTGCAAAAATGTTACCCATGGTACTATCTTCCCAACCTGGGCAGATAATAGGTAGATTTTTTTCGGCAGCAGCATACATCCAAGAATCTTTTAAATCGATCTCGTAGTACTCTTCTAACACTCCAGACAACAACATTTTGTACATATATTCATGCGGTAAATAACGCTCACCTTTAGCTTCTGCATCTTTCCAGATTTTGAAAATATGTTCTTGTAAACGTCTAAATGCTTCCTCTTCTGGAATACAAGTATCTGTTACACGATTTAAGCCCTTTTCTAACAAATCCCACTCTTCTTGAGGCGTTAAATCGCGGTAATTAGGAACACGTTTATAATGTGAATGTGCCACCAAATTCATGATGTCTTCTTCAAGATTTGCTCCAGTACAAGATATAATTTGCACTTTATCTTGACGAATCATTTCTGCAAAAATCTTTCCTAACTCTGCTGTACTCATTGCTCCCGCAAGAGACACTAACATTTTAGCACCTTTATTTAATTGGTCTTCGTAACCTTTAGCGGCATCAACCAAAGCTGCTGCGTTAAAGTGAAGATAATATTTTTCTATAAAATTTGAAATAGCTCCTTTAGTACTCATCATCATTAAATTTAGTAACGTTATTTTTTTGAGCTTTACTTTCGTAAGTGTTATCGTAATCGTCTTCTACGTTTTCACCCATAAATTTATAACTCAACATTTTATAATACAATTTTGCAGCAAGAAAATCTGAAGATTTTTCAATTTTATTCGGACAAAGCTCTACGATGTCGAATCCTACTACGTTTTTTTCTGTAAAAACTTTCTTTAAAAAGTCTAAGGTTTCATACCAAAATAAGCCTCCTGGCTCTGGTGTACCCGTACTTGGCAATATAGACGGATCGAATGCATCTAAATCGAAAGTTATAAATACATTATCTGTCATTTGATCGATAGCACTATCTATCCAAAACTCGTTAGTTGCTAACTCATGTGCAAAGTACGTTTTTTCGGGATCTAAAACCGTGGTTTCTTTAACATCCATAGAACGGATACCAACTTGAATTAAATTGGTGGTCTGGCTAGCCTCGTAAACCGCGCAAGCATGGTTGCAGGCAGAACCTTGATAGCTTTTACGTAAATCGGCATGCGCATCGATATGTAACACGGTTAAATTATCGAAACACTCGTTAAAGGCCCGGATAGAACCAATAGAAATAGAATGCTCTCCTCCAAAAAGTGTTACAAACTTATTCTTTTTTATAAAGTGTTTTGTGGTTTTGTGCACCGCCTCTACCATGGCTTCTGGCGAACTATTTTCGGTAACAGCATCGGCTAAAAAAACACCTTGTTGGTAAACTTCGGTTGCTGTTTCTATATCGTAAGTTTCCATGTTTTCTGAAGCATTTAAAAAGGCTTCTGGCCCTTTATCTGCTCCTTTTTGCCATGTGCTTGTTCCGTCGTATGGCACTGGAATTAATACAATTTTAGAAGTTTCTAATTTTGCATATTCTTGAGGAATTCCAGCATAAGTTTTACTGCTCATTGTAACCTAATATTTTAAGTAAGTCTTCACTTTTTTGTTGTTCGCTAAATACTTCTTTAACAAGGTTTCCGTCCTCGTCTCTGTTAATTAATATATGTTTTGGCGACGGAATTAAACAGTGTTGTAAACCGCCAAAGCCACCTATAGTTTCTTGGTATGCACCTGTATTAAAGAACCCTATATACAAAGGCTTATCTTTATTATACTTTGGCAAATAAATGGCATTCATATGCTGTTCGCTATTGTAATAATCGTCGCTATCGCAAGTTAAACCACCTAATAATACACGCTCGTAACTTTCGTGCCAGCGGTTAATAGGCAACATAACAAAACGTTTATTTATAGCCCAAGTATCTGGTAGGGTTGTAATGAAAGATGAATTAATCATATTCCATTTTTCACGGTCATTTTGTTGCTTTTGATATAAGACTTCGTAAATAGCCCCTCCACTTTCACCTACGGTAAAGCTACCAAATTCTGTAAATATATTTGGAACATCTACCTCTTCTTCATCGCAAACCGCTTTAATCTGGTTTAAAATTTCATCAACCATATATTCGTAATCGAATTCGAAAGCTAACGAGTTTTTAATAGGAAAACCTCCACCAATATTTAAACTGTCTAATGTTGGACAAATCTTTTTTAATGCCGTATAAACTTTTAAACATTTTACTAATTCGTTCCAGTAGTAAGCATTATCGCGAATCCCTGTATTGATAAAAAAGTGAAGCATTTTAAGCTCTACTTTCGGGTTATCTTTTATCTGACGATTATAAAAAGGCACTATGTTTTTATATCCAATTCCTAAACGAGACGTATAAAACTCGAATTTTGGTTCTTCTTCTGAAGCAATACGAATTCCTACATTAAAATTACCTTTAATTTCTTGCGATAATAAGTCGATTTCCTCATAGTTATCGATAATAGGAATTGCATTTTTATGGCCGTTATTTATTAATCGTGCAATATTAGTAACATATTGCGCACGTTTAAACCCATTACTTATAACATAGGTATCGTCGGTAATTTTTCCTTCCTTTTTTAAACGCTCTACAATATCTATATCGAAAGCAGAAGACGTTTCAATATGAATATCGTTTTTTAAAGCTTCGTTTAACACGTGTTTAAAATGCGAGCTTTTTGTGCAATAACAGTAATTGTACTTGCCTTTATAATTATTTTTTTCAATAGCTCTTGCAAACCAGCCTTTAGCTCTGTTTATATTATTTGAAATTTGAGGCAAATAGGTGAATTTTAAAGGTGCACCGTATTCTTCTACCAATTTCATTAAGTCGATATCGTGAAATTCTAAAGTTTTATTTCGTAATTTAAATTCTTCCTGTGGGAAGTAAAAGGATTGATTTATAAGATCAATATATTTAGTATTCATGTGTGTGTTTTGAAAAATAGTTGTTAAAAAAATTTAATTTACGCAGACTAGCATACGTAACAAAATTAAAAATGTTAACTATTTATCAAATCTGAATTTGACTTTGGGTTGTAGGCATAAAACCAAACACATGTTGGCTTTTTACAATGGAGTATGCGGAAGTTAGCTCTAAAATTCGGTTGCTCATCTTATAAGCCGCTTTTGAATATGACTTCCTAATCCTCAAAAGCCCGAACATACAAACACTTTTCATTATGTTCAGCTAAATGCTTGTACAAATGTGCTATAAAAAATCGAAAAAAAAAGCTTTTTTTCGATTTTTTTGAAAAACTTTTACATGCTGATTTACAACATTTTGAGACTAATAACTTCTTGTTCTGTTAAGTGTTTCCAGTGTCCACGAGGAATATCCTTTTTAGTAAGCTGCCCAATACTAACGCAATCAATCTTTTCGATGTCGTATTTTAAATAATCAAAAATAGAACGGATAATAGTACTACCTGTATTTTTAATTTTTAAGCCAATCTCTTTTTTAGAGGCTTTATCGATATAACTAATTTCTTCTACCGCGACTAGCTTTCCTTCAATTTTAAAACCGTCTTGAATTTTCTTAAAATCTTCGTGTTTCAAGTTTTTATTCAATTCTATATGAAACAATCTTGGAACACCATTTTTAGAATTCGTGAATTTTTTAGCAATATCTTCATCGTTCGTAAATAAGATTAACCCTAAGGAGTTTCTTCCTAAACGTCCAATTGGCTTAATTCTTGAAGTGGTTGCATTGGCCACTAAATCCATTACAGTACGGCCTTTACCTTCACTAGTAGTGGTAGCAAATCCTTTAGGTTTGTTTAGTAAAACGTAAGCTTTTTTCTCTGGATTTACTCTACCTCCATCAAAACGAACCTCGTCGTTTAACTTCACCTTATACCCCATTTCGGTTACAATTTTACCATTTACAGAAACCAACCCTGTAGAAATGTGCATATCGGCATCGCGACGCGAGCAAATGCCCGAATTCGCAATGTACTTATTTAAACGGATTTCGTCCGGATTCGATTTTTTATTGGGTGTTTTAGGCTCGCTTGTTGCCACCTTCTTTTTAATAGGTGCATTTCCTCTTGCATAACTTGTACTTCGTGTATTATTTGTTCCACGTCCTGAAGCCTTTCCTTTTTTACTGCCACCTTGTTGTCTGCTCATCTTGAGATATATTTTGTACAAAGATAAACTATAATTTACGATTTTTTATTGTAATGTAAATCCTTTTAAAAAAGTCGGTTTAACACCACATTTACATCAATTAAAAGCACACTTAAAACACCAGAAAGAATTATGAATTTTAAAATATTATGCAGTATTAAGTAATGTTTTTTAGAATTAGAATTCCAAAGTAAAACCAAGAATATAGCCAGTAAAAACATGGTCGCATAAAAAAAGTAATACATATGCCCAATGTTGTATTTTGTTAGTAAAAAGTAAACAGGCACTAATGTTAACAAGGCCAAAACTGTAAGCATTATTTTTGAATATTTTTCGCCGTAAGCTATAGGAATTGTTTTATAGCCTTGTGCTAAATCGCCTGGAATCGTTTCCAAATCTTTGGTTAACTCCCGCATGGAAATGATTAGAAAAAGATAAGTGGCATGTACAAAAATTACATGTTCGAAATTTTTGTAATACATAAAAATGGCAAAGAATGGAGTTATGGTTAAAACGGCCGAAGTTAAATTCCCAACAAAAGGCAATTTTTTAAGTTTATGCGAATACAACCAAATAGAAAAAATATATAAAGTAAAAAAGACCACTGCTTTAAACGACACATAGCTGGCCATAACAACGGCTAAAAAATTAAGGACAAAATACAAGGACAATTTCGTATTCTGACTTACCAAGCGATCTAACATCGATTTATTTGGCCTGTTTATTAAATCTTTTTCTGAATCGTAAAAATTATTGATGATATAACCACCAGCAATAGTGGCCGAAGAAGCCAGGACTAGCATAAATAAATTAAGATCGAAAACAACCGCTCTCACTGGTTTATCATGTGCTAAAATATAAACAGCTGTAACGTATTGCGCCACAACAACCATAAGCACATTATAGCCACGAACTACAGAAAACATACTGAAAAATTTCAATAAAATATGTTTATGCTTCCTAGAGAACATAGCGACTATATTTTAAAAAGATGGGATTTAATCTATGGTTTACAAAACTAGAAATTGTAAACAACTTCTAATTTATGTCCCTTAAGGGCTTGCTTAGCTTTTTCAAAATCTTCTGCAAAACCAAGGATATAACCACCTCCGCCAGAACCACAAAGTTTTAAATAATAATCGTTAGAGTCTAAACCTTTCTTCCATAAGTCGTGAAACTGATGCGGAATCATAGGTTTAAAATGATTTAAAACCACCTTAGATAATTGCTTTGTGTTTTTGAAAAGCGACTTAATATCTCCTTTTAAGAAATCGTCTACACAGGCATCTGTATGTTTTACAAACTGATGTTTTATCATGTTTCTAAACCCTTCCTGCTTCATATTTTCCATAAAGATGTGAACCATTGGTGCTGTTTCGCCAACAATACCACTATCAATTAAAAACACAGCCCCCTTTCCGTCACTTTTTTGCGAAGGAATACCAGTAGCTTCAATATTGTCTTTAGAATTGATTAAAATTGGAATACTTAAATAACTGTTTAAAGGGTCTAAACCAGAAGACTTTCCGTGAAAAAGGATTCCATTTCAGAAAAAATGGCTTTCAATTTTAAAAGTTTTTCACGGGTTAAATTTTCAAGAACAGTTATCTTATCTTGGGCATACTTATCGTAAATAGCCGCCACTAGCGCACCACTACTACCCACGCCATACCCTTGTGGTATAGAGGAATCAAAATACATCCCGGCATCTACATCGTTATGTAATGTATTTAAATCGAACACAACTAAATCAGGGCTAATAGTCCCCAAATATGTTGCAAATCGCTTTAAACTTTGATTAGAATTTACAGTAGTTTCGGTTGGTATTTTGGTCATTTTTAATGCCCCATTATAAAAGTTATAAGGAATAGATAATCCCTTGCTATCTTTTATGATACCATACTCACCGAAAAGTAAAATTTTAGAATAAAATAAAGGTCCTTTCATATACGAAATGAAAATTTATGATGCAAAGTTAACAATTATCTTCTTTTTAATGCCGTAAAAATACAATAAATCGTTTTAAACCATTAACCGTACCACATTGATTATTAATGCAATTAGAAATTTATCTAAAAAAATTATAGAACTAAATCATTTTTAATTACAAATTGTCAATTGTTAATTATCAGCTGTTTCGCTCCAAAACCTATTTCATCGCAAATAAACTGACCGTTTTGGCAATGCCCCTTTAGGTCCGTTTTGATAAAATCGAGTATCGCATCTTTTTCCTCTTTCGGATACAAAATATGCACATTTGCTCCAGCATCTAAAGTAAAACCAATATGTAAACCCGTACGTTTTCTAAATGCCCAAATTTTATTAATAACTTCTAAAGTATTAGGTTTCATAAGTATAAAATACGGCATACTGGTCATCATCATGGCATGCAAGGTTAAGGCTTCACTTTCTACCAGCGAAATAAACGCATCTAAATCACCAGATTTTAAAATCGTTTTTAATGTAGAAAGGTTTTCATGAGCTTGCATAAAACGTTGTTTCGCAAACGGATGTCCATGCATTAAATTATGTCCAACCGTGCTACTTACCTGCTTTTCTCCTTTATCGACCAACAAAATAGTATCCTGATAATGTTTAAAATTATCATGAACCTCATAAGGATATTTCACGCCAAACAAATCTGAACTTCCCTGAACAGTTTCATTTTCGCCCCAAACAATCAAATCGCCTTCAATACTTCTGCAGGCGCTTCCAGAACCTAAACGTGCTAAAAACGATGCTTTTTTATTGAAAAATTCTGATGTCATTTCTGGTTGAAGCTCCTTTTCTATACTCATTAAACATAAGGCTAAGGCACTCATTCCTGAAGCCGACGACGCTATTCCTGAACTATGTGGAAAAGTATTAGTTGTTTCAATTTTAAATTGAAACAATTTCAAAAATGGCACATAAACTTCAATGCGTTTAAAAAAGGTTTCAATTTTCGGTTCAAAATCAGGTTTATGCTCCCCATCTAAAAACACTTTAAAATCAAAATCTTCTGCATTTTCTTTCTTTGCATAAGTTAAAACCGTAGTTGTTTTACAATTATTTAAAGTGAAACTAATCGATGGGTTTTCAGGAATCTGATCCTGCTTTTTTCCCCAATATTTTATAAGCGCTATATTACTTGGGGACTCCCAAGCCACGCTTCCATTAAATATGTCGTTTGAATAAGTCTGAGGAATAAATTGTTGTTCGGTCATGAATTTATAAATCTGAGCACAAAGATAACAACTTCTGCATCGTTTTAAAATTTCTTGTTGTAGCCGATACGTTTAATTTGCGTTCAAAAAAGTTATTATTACATTTTGCCTTACCATAGCTTTGAGTGGAATAAAAATATACGCAAGCATCAGTCACGACAAACACCTCATTCGCATAGACTTCATTAGACACCATAGCTTTTAACTGGGCTGCTGGCTCTGATTTTAAAAGTGTAAAATAACTTGATTCTTTTTCGGTTTCTGAAAATGGGTTGGCTTCAAAAATAGTCCGAATTTCATTTTCACTTTTCACTAATACAGGCACTTCAAATTGGAAAGTTTTTACGATACTTTTAGAAATCATTTGTTCCAACTCAACAGTATTAGTTTCTATACTTTGAAATACCACATTCCCACTTTGGATATAGGTTTTCACATGTTTAAACCCTAAACCCGTCATAAGTTCTCGCAACATAGCCATAGGCACTTTTTTCTGTCCCGAGACATTTATGCCTCTTAATAAAGCGATATAGGTTTTCATGTTTTTTTAGTAATAGCTTCAGAAACAATAAAAGCACCTGTCCATGCATTCTGAAAATTAAACCCTCCAGTAACGGCATCAATATTTAAAACCTCTCCCGCCAAATACAAATTTTTATGCTTCTTACTTTCGAAGCTTTTAAAATTAATTTCTTTTAAGTCCACACCTCCTGCAGTTACAAATTCTTCCTTGAACGTACTTTTACCATCCACTTTAAAAACGGCCTGTGTTAACTGATTTGCCAACCCTTCTAATTGATTTTTATTAATATCTCCCCAACGGTCGGTTTCGGTCATCTCGGCAGCCAAAACCAATTGCTGCCACAAACGTTTAGGTAAATCGAATTTAGGAAACTTAAACACTGTTTTTTTAGCCGAATCTAATTTCTCTTGTTTTAAAATAGCTATTACCTCTTCTGCCGTTCGTCTTACAAAATTGATTTGTATACTAAATTTATAATCCCGTTTCGCTAACTCTAAAGCACCAAAAGCCGATAATTTTAAAATAGCAGGTGCACTTAATCCCCAATGGGTTACTAGAACAGGACCTTCGGAAAATAAATCGGTTCCCAAAACGGTGACTTCTGTATTTTGAGCTACAACTCCGGGAATTTCTTTAAGTCGGTTATCCTTAATGTTAAAAGTAAATAACGAAGGAACAGGTTCTAAAATACGATGTCCTAATTGCTGTAAAAGTTTCCAAACTTTTGGGCTGCTCCCTGAGGCTATTACAAGTTGTTCACTTATAAAATCGTCATGATTGGTTTCTATTTGCCACAAATTTTCAGTTTTAGAAATCGTCTTAACAGCATGATTGGTTAACACTTCAACCTTATGTTTTTTAGCTTCGTTTAAAAAGCAATCTATTATGGTTTGGGAATCGTTAGAAACTGGAAAAATTCGTCCGTCCTCTTCT encodes:
- a CDS encoding geranylgeranylglycerol-phosphate geranylgeranyltransferase, producing MFSRKHKHILLKFFSMFSVVRGYNVLMVVVAQYVTAVYILAHDKPVRAVVFDLNLFMLVLASSATIAGGYIINNFYDSEKDLINRPNKSMLDRLVSQNTKLSLYFVLNFLAVVMASYVSFKAVVFFTLYIFSIWLYSHKLKKLPFVGNLTSAVLTITPFFAIFMYYKNFEHVIFVHATYLFLIISMRELTKDLETIPGDLAQGYKTIPIAYGEKYSKIMLTVLALLTLVPVYFLLTKYNIGHMYYFFYATMFLLAIFLVLLWNSNSKKHYLILHNILKFIILSGVLSVLLIDVNVVLNRLF
- the speB gene encoding agmatinase, with translation MSSKTYAGIPQEYAKLETSKIVLIPVPYDGTSTWQKGADKGPEAFLNASENMETYDIETATEVYQQGVFLADAVTENSSPEAMVEAVHKTTKHFIKKNKFVTLFGGEHSISIGSIRAFNECFDNLTVLHIDAHADLRKSYQGSACNHACAVYEASQTTNLIQVGIRSMDVKETTVLDPEKTYFAHELATNEFWIDSAIDQMTDNVFITFDLDAFDPSILPSTGTPEPGGLFWYETLDFLKKVFTEKNVVGFDIVELCPNKIEKSSDFLAAKLYYKMLSYKFMGENVEDDYDNTYESKAQKNNVTKFNDDEY
- a CDS encoding deoxyhypusine synthase family protein, encoding MSTKGAISNFIEKYYLHFNAAALVDAAKGYEDQLNKGAKMLVSLAGAMSTAELGKIFAEMIRQDKVQIISCTGANLEEDIMNLVAHSHYKRVPNYRDLTPQEEWDLLEKGLNRVTDTCIPEEEAFRRLQEHIFKIWKDAEAKGERYLPHEYMYKMLLSGVLEEYYEIDLKDSWMYAAAEKNLPIICPGWEDSTMGNIFASYVLKGELKASTMKSGIEYMTFLADWYTENSENGIGFFQIGGGIAGDFPICVVPMLYQDMERTDTPFWSYFCQISDSTTSYGSYSGAVPNEKITWGKLDIDTPKFIIESDATIVAPLVFAYLLDM
- a CDS encoding NAD(P)/FAD-dependent oxidoreductase; this translates as MLKQRRDVLVVGGGAAGFFAAINIAEKNPQLKVTILERGNAVLGKVKVSGGGRCNVTHAEFIPQELVKYYPRGEKELLGPFHQFMTGDTMAWFEARGVTLKIEEDGRIFPVSNDSQTIIDCFLNEAKKHKVEVLTNHAVKTISKTENLWQIETNHDDFISEQLVIASGSSPKVWKLLQQLGHRILEPVPSLFTFNIKDNRLKEIPGVVAQNTEVTVLGTDLFSEGPVLVTHWGLSAPAILKLSAFGALELAKRDYKFSIQINFVRRTAEEVIAILKQEKLDSAKKTVFKFPKFDLPKRLWQQLVLAAEMTETDRWGDINKNQLEGLANQLTQAVFKVDGKSTFKEEFVTAGGVDLKEINFKSFESKKHKNLYLAGEVLNIDAVTGGFNFQNAWTGAFIVSEAITKKT
- a CDS encoding arginine decarboxylase, which translates into the protein MNTKYIDLINQSFYFPQEEFKLRNKTLEFHDIDLMKLVEEYGAPLKFTYLPQISNNINRAKGWFARAIEKNNYKGKYNYCYCTKSSHFKHVLNEALKNDIHIETSSAFDIDIVERLKKEGKITDDTYVISNGFKRAQYVTNIARLINNGHKNAIPIIDNYEEIDLLSQEIKGNFNVGIRIASEEEPKFEFYTSRLGIGYKNIVPFYNRQIKDNPKVELKMLHFFINTGIRDNAYYWNELVKCLKVYTALKKICPTLDSLNIGGGFPIKNSLAFEFDYEYMVDEILNQIKAVCDEEEVDVPNIFTEFGSFTVGESGGAIYEVLYQKQQNDREKWNMINSSFITTLPDTWAINKRFVMLPINRWHESYERVLLGGLTCDSDDYYNSEQHMNAIYLPKYNKDKPLYIGFFNTGAYQETIGGFGGLQHCLIPSPKHILINRDEDGNLVKEVFSEQQKSEDLLKILGYNEQ
- a CDS encoding DUF1697 domain-containing protein; translation: MKTYIALLRGINVSGQKKVPMAMLRELMTGLGFKHVKTYIQSGNVVFQSIETNTVELEQMISKSIVKTFQFEVPVLVKSENEIRTIFEANPFSETEKESSYFTLLKSEPAAQLKAMVSNEVYANEVFVVTDACVYFYSTQSYGKAKCNNNFFERKLNVSATTRNFKTMQKLLSLCSDL
- a CDS encoding pseudouridine synthase, whose product is MSRQQGGSKKGKASGRGTNNTRSTSYARGNAPIKKKVATSEPKTPNKKSNPDEIRLNKYIANSGICSRRDADMHISTGLVSVNGKIVTEMGYKVKLNDEVRFDGGRVNPEKKAYVLLNKPKGFATTTSEGKGRTVMDLVANATTSRIKPIGRLGRNSLGLILFTNDEDIAKKFTNSKNGVPRLFHIELNKNLKHEDFKKIQDGFKIEGKLVAVEEISYIDKASKKEIGLKIKNTGSTIIRSIFDYLKYDIEKIDCVSIGQLTKKDIPRGHWKHLTEQEVISLKML
- a CDS encoding diphosphomevalonate/mevalonate 3,5-bisphosphate decarboxylase family protein, which encodes MTEQQFIPQTYSNDIFNGSVAWESPSNIALIKYWGKKQDQIPENPSISFTLNNCKTTTVLTYAKKENAEDFDFKVFLDGEHKPDFEPKIETFFKRIEVYVPFLKLFQFKIETTNTFPHSSGIASSASGMSALALCLMSIEKELQPEMTSEFFNKKASFLARLGSGSACRSIEGDLIVWGENETVQGSSDLFGVKYPYEVHDNFKHYQDTILLVDKGEKQVSSTVGHNLMHGHPFAKQRFMQAHENLSTLKTILKSGDLDAFISLVESEALTLHAMMMTSMPYFILMKPNTLEVINKIWAFRKRTGLHIGFTLDAGANVHILYPKEEKDAILDFIKTDLKGHCQNGQFICDEIGFGAKQLIINN